The DNA region CGGATCATAGAGCAAACATACTCCCATGGACTTTAGAATAACATTGTAcaacataaaattacttaaaatggactattaaaaaaaccaaactgaagtatttatttaaacagtaataattaaacacaCTACAACTTTCAGAGCAAATAACTCATCATATGACTAACTAAACAATATgttcagaattttttttttatgaaaattaataaaatatattgacaatTTATTCCTCAATGGACCAGCTGTTAAACgcgatacattttaaaacttatttcctTAAATTACTTGTTAGAGATCAGGTCTCATATGATTTAGACAATATTCTCAATATCACGAAATAAATActgtttaaatcattttacatCACTAAATGCCTCCTAAGTAACTAAACTCTAAATTCAGCATTATATAGACATATGACATAGGTTCAAGTCTTTTGAttgattttatacattatatatacattttcgttaatatttaagtcTACGCTagcaatattaattgtaattctgtttattgtaatgttcAACTTATTGGCTGCACtgtttctgatattttttcacaGTGACTACCAACAACCTCTTGGGTCGCCAAAGTGCTACAATTCTGAAACTGTCCTTTATCCTCATTAACACCAGTTTCCATTCGAACAATTGAATTTTCATCCGgtacatttttcatttcagcCGATTCTGGGAATTCTTTTGCATGAACTCTGTTTAAAACCTCACTTCCAACTTTTTCAGAGCATTCTTGTATGATCAATTCACGTTCACTACTTGTTGCATTTGCCACACATGCCTTCAATTCATTGTTATTGTCAAATGtaccatttatttcattaatactaATATCTTGTTCCATACTTTCCCCATCTACAATTGTTTCTGAGATCGATATATTATCATCTTTCAAATTAATACAAGTGTCACCGATTCCTGAAGCCACATCTTTATTTGATTCCTCGTCTGATGATTCCAAAACAACATCTTCATCAAGAACAACTTCGTCCTGTTTGGACTCAACGCCGCCCATGCATGAATATTCAAATTCACCATAAACATtacctaaaatataatcatttttcGTACAAGCAAACCTATCGTAAGTAGATTCTGACTCTGAGTAACTAGAATCTTCAATGCTGATTATGTCACTCATTTTCTTATCATTCTCCATTTCGATCTCCGACTCTGAGGTGTCCGAAATCGCGATTGGTATTTCAGAGTCAGAGGACTCCAGAGCCGAACTATTCGCTTCGTCGTCATGACATTTACGTGATTCctgatataaatgtaattcgtCAACATCGGATTCAACTTTATCACTCTCACTACCGCCATCTACTTGCTCTATCTTATCGATATTTTCATCAATAACTTCACTATTTCCGTCTTCATTTTTAGTTTCATATTGTTCTTTAGATTCTAGATTAGTTCCTGTCATGTGTTTGTCTTCATTTCCATCAACTCCATCTTGTTTTTCAGCAGATTCTACTCCAGTgttatctttttcttttatagaaTCAACGTAGTTTTCCGCTTCTAAAGTCTTTTTGCCTTTATCCTGCAGCAgctctttaattttttcctttctCTTCTGTTTTTCTTCTGCCGAATGTTTACTTTCAACCACTTCTTCTTCATCATCACTCTCCAACGGTGACTCTTCTGCTTCTTTATCACCGATTTCGACGGCTTCTAGTTTCAATTGATTTTGTTTGTCCACAAATctgagaaaaaaatgttttttagatTAGTTCAAAACCATAGATATCctgacttaaaataaaatatattgtctatgacactatatattttatgacgaggttatgttatatttcttactttttaaatagttcTAATTCTTTAGACGTGGCCAAAGCTTCGTTTTCTTCTAATCGTTTCttcaaatcaatattttcttctgCGGGATCCAATACTTGTGTAATCCTTGACACAGCTAATCTCCATTCATTCTCCTGTCGCCGTCTTTGAAGTTTCTTGCCACATCTTGTAAACAAATCTCTcgctaaaacataaaattttctagttttataaaaatttgtaaataatttaagaaattactttaaattatcattaaaaaagttacacagaataaaaaaaattagaggCATAGAGCTCcaataattactatttgttatatatatatatatatatatatatatatatcgatagATTCTCAAGAGTACTTTTTAAGTACACATATTAACCCAACTTTCTTATAGTTGTAAAAGTCTTTCAACTAGAGGTGAAACTTTTTTGGCAGGTTTTAGGCATGATGTTGACATCATATCATGAACCCAAATGATATATAGTAGAAACTAACCTTCCTCcataatttcatattcattCCATCCCAGTCTATCATCGTCATTGGCGTCACGTACACAATGTAGTACATCATGAAAATCTGGGAATGGTAATGGAGCTCCAATAGGCACTTTCTTATTGATCCACTTCTCTACTCTTTTTGCTGGACCTGTAGGACGGCCAGGTCTTGATTCAATGTGTATCCTTGGTTCCGATGGCATCTTCGTGTTGGTGAGCTGACAAAACTTCTTATGAACTCGTACCATGCGttctttatatctttaatttaaaaaaaagtatatatatttattttgttagaaacattattataaattatcaaaccatttttcatacaattccTCACCTCTCtgtcaataaataaactgaATCCTCGTCATCATCAAAGTCAACCTCTTGCTGCTCGAGTTTCTGTATTGCTCTGTGTAATTTCTTGATAGTCTTCTCCAGTTTTCGAATCTGTATCATTTTCTTGCTGTCTCGCTCAGATTCAGCAGGTAAAGTATTTGCTGGATCTGTATATTATCAAACATTGTACGTAtagaaatgataataaataaaaataatttcacagaTTACCAAGTTTTGAAACATTTGaattattgtaacaaatttaataaaatttggaaAAGAAGTGGATCAGATCTGAAACaacataacttttaaatttgagAAATTCCAGGAGCCTAACTATTTGcacatcattataatttttttttgcattaaaattataacctgTATTAGTATTGACtttgaaatgaatatatatccATGTGTAATACATTTTTCGGGCTAATTTTACTTGATAATGGTACCAATTTATTTGAGTGTATCCACTCCACATAGATTATGTCGTTGACAGATAAGTAAGAGTCATAAATGGATTTGTAAGTATCATTAGGTCAGTTtactgttaattttataaaacgaaatttctttggatattttttgGAATGCCAAAAAAGAATGCATTTGACAACACTAGTTCTTAGTGTCCAATAGTGCATGAAGAACATTGtccaataatttttgtaatcatattttatactcgtaaaatagataaatacaCTTCATTTAAACAAGTTTTCTTATGATTTtgacttatattaatttgtttttattataagcaaGTCATATTCGTAATTAAATTCACAGCAATCTCTGGCCTGTAACTGTGCGTACCGGAATTCAAAAATGAGAACCTTATTACTACATTAAACCAAAAAGCATCGGTAATTAAATGCGAATTAGATAAAAAAGACGTTATAacgtgaaattaaataaagattcaaCGAGTCCAAGGTCTATTTTGGTGAAGTTCAGCACTCCGCGTGTCCGGGATACTTTCCTTGCTGCCTCGATGGAGTTCAATAGAAAAGCTAAAACTATTTCCGATAAATTAAACACAAGTCTTTTGGGAATCGGAGGTGATAAGAGGCCTGTGTACATATGCGAGCATCTAGCGCCGGCTGTTAAAGCGCTCCACGCTGAAGTAAGGCTGTATTCGAAAAAACTTGGATACCGTTTTGTATGGACAAAAAATGGCCGAATCTTTATGCGAAAGTCGGCCAAGTCGGAATacgtatatgttaaaaatccTGAAGTTCTTAAGAATCTTAAATAGCTATAAGTAATATTGTTGTACAACGcttgtttcttattttattattactataaaattcactgttttaaattgttattaccaAAATATTAGGGGAATTAACACAGATATGCAAGATGTACGTAGCCAGGTTTTGAACAACAACTTTGACCTTGTACTGCTGACGGAGACTTGGCTGAATGGCAGTGTCCTTGACTCTGAAGTTTTTGATGGTAGATAAACAATTTATCGTAGGGACCGCGAAACTAGTATTAGGTCATCCCACAAAAACTCTGGCGGTGGAGTCCTCATAGCGGTTTCCAATAAATACTTCTCCAGTCGTAGCATGGATTTGGAAAGCGATTGCGAGGATTTATGGGTCTCGATACAGATGGGGGTAGGCAGATATAGACAGACTTTACACGTGTGCACTGTGTATCTGCCGCCTCCCGTAAACATTACACTTCTAGAGGTATTTGTTGGCAAAGTGAACAATACTATACCTTCACTTCGAAATGACAATAATTCTTTCTTGTTGGTTGGTGATTTCAATTTACCTAGCACAATTTGGACGGATTCTGGTAGTTATATTAATGGCAATAATAGTGCTTTAAATAGtatgtttatcttttttttaaatttcaactccctttttcaatttaattgtgtaaaaaacaataaaaataaattgcttgACTTAGTACTCTACGACAGAAACGACAGTGACATCAAAATGGAGGAATGCTTCTCACCTATTCGTAAAGTCGAGTCTTTGCACCCTGCTTTGAATTTTGATGTAAGTATAAAAACTCCTTATAAGCCATCCACCTCTCGAAACACATCAGTGAACAAATACTACTTTTTTTAAAGCGGATTACGAGAAAGTTATATCTTCTCTTGACAGTGTCAACTGGTTGAGTGAATTCCAAGATTCTTTTAGcgatgttaataaaatgcttaaaatattttctgcaaaactttcaaatattattaaacttcatgtcccaaaaaaacaaaaatcaaaaacattgtACCCGGCTtggttttcttataatttaattaacactttaaaagaaaaaataagtaccgtattaaagtaaaaaagtataacaatCCTCTTGACTTAGTCGAATTTAAGTATCTCAGAAGAGAGTgtgaaaatttaatcaaaaaatgCTACGACAATTACTTAGCGTCTGTCGAAGACTCCATATCTAAAAaccctaaatatttttggaccCACATAAAAAACATACGCAATAGAAACAGTTTATATCCGACAAGGATGGTCTTAGGTGATTTTGTAggggaaaacaaaaataacatatctAACCCTTTTTGCCACTCATTTTTCGTTGGTTTACGaggataacaatattattatccgTGAAAGTGAAGAACCTAAAACTTGCATTGGGAATATTCGTCTTTCACAAGAAGATATTGGGAAGAAGCTGAAAGGGCTCGACACTAGTAAAGGATCGGGTACCGAATGATATTCCCCCGATTTTCTTAGTTCCCTGTGCTGTAGTGCTGTCATTCCAATTGTACATCATCTACAATGTCTCTTTAAATACAGGCGTCTTTCCCGATAAGTGGAAGGAAGCTAGAATTGTTCCCATTCACAAAGGCGGTAGGCTGGAGTCAGTTGATAATTATCGCCCAATCTCTATTTTGTCGACAATGTCAAAGATCTTCGAATCTTTAGTTTGCCAACATATTTCTATCTATGTCAAACCGTATCTCAGTATACATCAGCACGGTTTTATATCTGGGAGATCTacgaatacaaatttaataacatacgtCCACGAAATAATTCTGTACTTAGACAAAGGAGCGCAGGTAGACGCAATTTACACAGACTTTTTAAAGGCCTTTGACAAAGTCAACCATAATATATTGCTGGAAAGACTTAGATCGTTGGGTATAACGGATAGTTTACTGAAGTGGTGTGGCTCATACCTACGGTTGAGACCTTCGCGCGTTGTTATTGATAGAGTCAAATCTGAGTCATTTATGGCGCACTCCGGGGTACCACAGGGGTCCAATTTGGGTCCTGtatttttcaacatatttatagACAGTCTAtgctgtaaatttaaatatagtaaatctTTTCTTTACGCGGATGATTTAAAGCTAATTCGTACAGTTGACGCTCAATCCGATGTCTTACTTCTTTAAAAGGGTATTGAGTCTCTTGTTGACTGGTGTGTAGCTAACagcatgaaaataaatataaataaatgcttttaCATGAAATTTACAAGGAAGAAGCAGTCTATAAAAagtgaatacaaaatatttaatgctgtTGTTAAAGAGGTTGACACTATTCGTGATCTTGGTGTAGTTTTTGACTCAAAAGTGCAGTTCACAGAACACATAGACCATATTGTTAAAGCAGCTTGGCGGAATCTAGGATTTGTAAAAAGAAGGGGCAAAAAATTCCGTAAGACCTCAAAAGTCATTACTCTCTACAACTGTTATGTTCAAAGCAAACTCGAATATTGTTCGGTTGTGTGGTCACCACAATACAAAGTTCATGTTGATAGGATTGAaagtatctaaaaaaaattcataaagttCTTTTTGTATCGTTTTGGTGGTAATTTTTGTGGTAGGAACTACATTGATAGGTTGAGGGAGTACCGAATGTTGCCATTGTCTGGCCGCAGACAACTCATTGACATGAACTTTTTGCacaaacttttaaacaaaaaaatagattGTTCCCAACTTCTctgtttaattgttattaacgTTCCATTTAAAATGCCtagaaaacatatttcattattttgcaTTCCTCGAACTAGGACCCGGCTGGGAAGAAATTCTCCTGTCAGCAGAATAAAACGTACATTAATGATTTTTCTCAGACCGGTAACGACTTGGACATCTTGCATAGCAGTCACAATAGTTTTAAGcattatgttttcaaaatattactcttgttaaatgttaatgtatatCGAGATCcttgaatgtttgtttttctttttttcttttatagcaCAATATTGCTTTCGGTATTGCATTTTggcactaatatttttaatatttttaatattttaaattggttatttgatttattcttaataattaaacattcacTTACTTGTGAAGTGTTGAAAATTGTATCTGATTATCAttctattatttacattatttttactgttatcattatttttatcataactttttttttattctaaattttggCATTACACTTTGGCCGAACTTTGgctttgatttgatttgattatgATATGTTTGGAAAGTTATAATGATTCATTTAAGGTGTGTAACttgacataattaaaattacacattGTGATGACCCGTagttaaactatataataagatCATGTTTAAAAagctgtaaataatatatcttttgttGGTTATccataagtaaataaacaaataaataaataaatgctataATTGATGTTTTACCTTGTTGTGTGTCTTCCGTAGTACATGCAGATTTGGccatttttctttgtaaattaagTTCATCCACAACatcttttatatacaaatacattttttctgGACTGGCCTtcatcaaaactatttttgtggAGACCATATCTATAAAATCGGTAGACTCGACATATACTTTTGGACACTGTTTGTAATAcgctttaattttcttatcaaCTATCTTTTTCATATCATCAGAATTTTCTAGTTCAAAACATATGTCGATGAAATTCTGATACACAGGATGGAATTCAGTATCACTTATTTCTGTGCTAACTTTACTTTCAATAGAATTCTcggaattatttgttttagctTCATTACACTCAGATTTATTGCCAACTGGTGGTGTATCAATTCCTTTACATTTTTGTGTTTCATTTCTGGTATCAATTTGTTGACATTTTTCAGTACTATCATCATTTTCCTTAATCTCAGAATAACTAGTATCATTAAGATCTATTTCTATTTCAACAACCTGTCTCTCGTCATTGTTTTCTTTGGGATAATCTAATTTCTTCTTACTATGAGGTTCTTTGATATTCCTGTTTTCAAAAT from Danaus plexippus chromosome 3 unlocalized genomic scaffold, MEX_DaPlex mxdp_30, whole genome shotgun sequence includes:
- the LOC116765767 gene encoding daxx-like protein, whose amino-acid sequence is MASEDVIELGSSDDEAEPAPKKRKPMPNAMVVIPNKFPGLTIKPSHSNQFRKQKDILNKPIIFNKLVSNVNSNVHRKKVVTGSLQSPLKNYTTTKIVKTAIPIQNKFLNPLSIAKNLFNNQVSIPKPQTRGLKKQTEAKGSSLLNNLPPGITIKLVQNSCPLVNQDKIRTSQSTVGEVLTVEIDDEETSETSTSSPQWYIRPEDQVDENEKKIEDNNELKVETSIQEQNNKEPDKSKYVEITIEDSPLKPLTQKQDSEIGKELAITIEDSPAKPTPYKSNNGDGDFENRNIKEPHSKKKLDYPKENNDERQVVEIEIDLNDTSYSEIKENDDSTEKCQQIDTRNETQKCKGIDTPPVGNKSECNEAKTNNSENSIESKVSTEISDTEFHPVYQNFIDICFELENSDDMKKIVDKKIKAYYKQCPKVYVESTDFIDMVSTKIVLMKASPEKMYLYIKDVVDELNLQRKMAKSACTTEDTQQDPANTLPAESERDSKKMIQIRKLEKTIKKLHRAIQKLEQQEVDFDDDEDSVYLLTERYKERMVRVHKKFCQLTNTKMPSEPRIHIESRPGRPTGPAKRVEKWINKKVPIGAPLPFPDFHDVLHCVRDANDDDRLGWNEYEIMEEARDLFTRCGKKLQRRRQENEWRLAVSRITQVLDPAEENIDLKKRLEENEALATSKELELFKKFVDKQNQLKLEAVEIGDKEAEESPLESDDEEEVVESKHSAEEKQKRKEKIKELLQDKGKKTLEAENYVDSIKEKDNTGVESAEKQDGVDGNEDKHMTGTNLESKEQYETKNEDGNSEVIDENIDKIEQVDGGSESDKVESDVDELHLYQESRKCHDDEANSSALESSDSEIPIAISDTSESEIEMENDKKMSDIISIEDSSYSESESTYDRFACTKNDYILGNVYGEFEYSCMGGVESKQDEVVLDEDVVLESSDEESNKDVASGIGDTCINLKDDNISISETIVDGESMEQDISINEINGTFDNNNELKACVANATSSERELIIQECSEKVGSEVLNRVHAKEFPESAEMKNVPDENSIVRMETGVNEDKGQFQNCSTLATQEVVGSHCEKISETVQPIS